Sequence from the Rhodococcus jostii RHA1 genome:
CCCCCGACCATCCGATCCTCGTCGAGGCCCACCGCCGATTCCCGCACCTGCGCCTCGGCCGCACCGACCGGGTGATGGAGGCCCTCGTTCCCGCGATCCTCGAGCAGCGTGTGCACGGCCTCGCCGCGTTCGCGTCGTGGCGGCGGCTCGTGTGGAAGTTCGGCGAACCCGCGCCCGGTCCCGCCCCGGACGGGATGCGACTGCCCCCGACCGCGGATGTGTGGCGGCGGGTTCCGTCGTGGGAGTTCCACCGGGCCAACGTCGACCCCAACCGGTCCCGGACGATCGTCCGCTGCGCGCAGGTCGCCGACCGGCTCGAGAAGATCGTCGACCTCCCCCGCGAGGAAGCGAATCGCCGGCTGATGTCCGTCCCCGGCGTCGGGATCTGGACGGCCGCCGAGGTGTCGCAGCGTGCGCTCGGCGACCCCGACGCCCTGTCGGTCGGTGACTATCACCTCGCCGCGATGGTGGGGTGGTCGCTGCTCGGCAAGCCCCTCGACGACGCCGAGATGGTGGAGTACCTGGCTCCGCTGCAGCCGCACCGCCATCGCGCGGTACGCCTGCTGGTGGTGAGCGGACAGGCCGTCAAACCCAAGTTCGGGCCCCGCACGGCACTCGTCGACCACACCTGGCACTGACCCGGGATCCGCGGAGACCCCCGAGCGCGTCTACCGGTACCCATGAACACCTGTTCAAGTGTTCATACGAGAAACTAGACTTCGAAGGATCAGCTGCCGGCCGGAGGAGACGCCGTGGAACCCGTGGCAATGCACATGAGCGACGGCCTGATCAATGCGCCGACCTCCCTGCTGTTCGTCGTGGTGGCGGTGGCGGGACTGTCGATCGCCGCGTGGCGTGCGCGCTCGGAACTCGACGAACGCACCGCCCCGATGGCCGGTCTCGTGGCGGCCTTCATCTTCGCGGTCCAGATGGTCAACTTCCCGATCCTTCCCGGTGTGAGCGGGCACCTCCTCGGCGGCGCGCTCGCCGCCATCCTCGTCGGCCCCTACACCGGCATGCTCTGCGTCTCGATCGTGCTGATCGTGCAGGCCCTGCTGTTCGCCGACGGTGGGCTGACGGCGCTCGGAGCGAACATCACCAACATGGCGATCATCGGGGTGGTCGTCGGCTACGGCGTCGCGGTCGCCCTGCGCCCGCTCGTGATGCGACAGCAGCGACTGCACTTCCGGATCCTCGGTGGGCTCGCGTTCGCCGCGGCACTGTGCGGAACGGTGGCGGCGTCGATGGGCTTCGTCCTCGAATACGCGATCGGCGGTCATGCGACGTCCGGAGATTCGACGTCGCTGGGCGCGGTGGCGGCCTACATCCTCGGGGCGCACGTGCTGATCGGCATCGGCGAAGGCCTCATCACCGCCGTCACGGTGACGGCCGTCGCGAAGGCGCGCCCCGACCTCGTGTACCTGCTGCGGACGGCGCCCCGCCGAGTCGAGGTGCGGGCATGAGCACGTCGTCGCCGGTCTCGCTGCGCCGATTCCTCCTCGGGTTCGCGCTGGTGGCGTTGCTCGTCGCCGGCGCGGTCTCGTACCTCGCCAGCTCGAGTCCGGACGGTCTGGATGCCGCGACCACGCGCGGGTGCGAGACCGTGGAAACCGATACCGGGGAGACGCTCGTGGGTGACTGCATCGCCCAGAACGCATCCGCCCATCCGTTGTCGGACTCGCCGCTCGCCGACTACACGGTGGGCGGCCGGTCGCATCTCACCGGGGTCGCGGGCGTGATCGGCGCGACCGCCACGTTCGTCGTCGCGGGTGGCCTGTTCTGGCTGCTCGCC
This genomic interval carries:
- a CDS encoding DNA-3-methyladenine glycosylase family protein, which gives rise to MTVSLEVVETTVTARRPLDVAMSLQPLQRGKGDPCHRRTADGSIWRTSVQKSGPVTYRLTQVDRHSVRCQAWGAGAHELSAGLGRLVGDHDDCADFAPDHPILVEAHRRFPHLRLGRTDRVMEALVPAILEQRVHGLAAFASWRRLVWKFGEPAPGPAPDGMRLPPTADVWRRVPSWEFHRANVDPNRSRTIVRCAQVADRLEKIVDLPREEANRRLMSVPGVGIWTAAEVSQRALGDPDALSVGDYHLAAMVGWSLLGKPLDDAEMVEYLAPLQPHRHRAVRLLVVSGQAVKPKFGPRTALVDHTWH
- a CDS encoding energy-coupling factor ABC transporter permease, whose amino-acid sequence is MHMSDGLINAPTSLLFVVVAVAGLSIAAWRARSELDERTAPMAGLVAAFIFAVQMVNFPILPGVSGHLLGGALAAILVGPYTGMLCVSIVLIVQALLFADGGLTALGANITNMAIIGVVVGYGVAVALRPLVMRQQRLHFRILGGLAFAAALCGTVAASMGFVLEYAIGGHATSGDSTSLGAVAAYILGAHVLIGIGEGLITAVTVTAVAKARPDLVYLLRTAPRRVEVRA
- a CDS encoding PDGLE domain-containing protein, with amino-acid sequence MSTSSPVSLRRFLLGFALVALLVAGAVSYLASSSPDGLDAATTRGCETVETDTGETLVGDCIAQNASAHPLSDSPLADYTVGGRSHLTGVAGVIGATATFVVAGGLFWLLARVRRNRTSP